A region of Natribaculum luteum DNA encodes the following proteins:
- a CDS encoding pyridoxamine 5'-phosphate oxidase family protein, with amino-acid sequence MWIVTELPPEAERLLESEPLMAHLATSVDDRPHVAPVWYRYDAGTVEIVTTGRKLENVRENPRVALSIQKDEGGDARWMVTLRGTATVVEDEVATREARRRINAKYGAEPDAYADNALVRIDVGSGTYRTY; translated from the coding sequence ATGTGGATCGTGACCGAGCTCCCGCCCGAGGCCGAACGACTGCTCGAGAGCGAACCGCTGATGGCTCACCTGGCGACCAGCGTCGACGATCGGCCACACGTCGCGCCGGTCTGGTACCGCTACGACGCGGGGACTGTCGAGATCGTGACCACGGGCCGAAAACTCGAGAACGTCCGCGAGAACCCGCGGGTCGCCCTCTCGATTCAGAAAGACGAGGGCGGCGACGCCCGGTGGATGGTGACGCTGCGTGGCACCGCGACGGTCGTCGAGGACGAGGTGGCGACCCGCGAAGCCCGCCGTCGTATCAACGCGAAGTACGGGGCGGAGCCGGACGCGTACGCGGACAACGCGCTCGTTCGCATCGACGTCGGCTCCGGGACGTACCGGACCTACTGA
- the speB gene encoding agmatinase encodes MFPGATADREGANFVVVGAPLDVSTTFQPGTRFGPRRIRTFGETYDDYDYRTDQYFSELGVHDHGDVYAWDDAAEYLEFLEGTLRDVVWDDAVPLALGGEHAISAAGVRAVDPEVFVCLDAHLDLREEYDGNPLSHAAVTRRILEEDGVEEAIVLGARTGSEEEWNRAAEDDVTVVSPEDVADVSLGDRLAGREVYLSVDIDGADPAYAPGTGTMEPFGLTPREMRDVVRKVAPHATGFDVVEVNDRDDGQAAALAGKLLREFVFSHADARS; translated from the coding sequence ATGTTTCCCGGGGCGACCGCCGACCGTGAGGGCGCGAACTTCGTGGTCGTCGGTGCGCCCCTGGACGTATCGACGACCTTTCAGCCGGGAACCCGTTTTGGCCCCCGGCGAATCCGGACTTTTGGAGAGACGTACGACGACTACGACTACCGGACGGACCAGTACTTCTCGGAACTGGGCGTCCACGACCACGGCGACGTCTACGCGTGGGACGACGCCGCCGAGTACCTCGAGTTCCTCGAGGGAACGCTGCGCGACGTCGTCTGGGACGACGCCGTCCCCCTCGCGCTCGGCGGCGAGCACGCGATCTCCGCCGCGGGCGTCCGCGCGGTCGACCCCGAGGTGTTCGTCTGCCTCGACGCCCACCTCGACTTGCGTGAGGAGTACGACGGCAACCCACTGAGCCACGCTGCCGTGACACGGCGGATCCTCGAGGAGGACGGCGTCGAGGAAGCGATCGTCCTCGGCGCACGGACGGGCAGCGAAGAAGAGTGGAACCGCGCGGCCGAAGACGACGTGACCGTCGTTTCGCCCGAGGACGTCGCCGACGTCTCGCTCGGCGACCGACTCGCAGGCCGCGAGGTCTACCTCAGCGTCGACATCGATGGGGCGGACCCGGCCTACGCGCCGGGAACGGGGACGATGGAACCGTTCGGGCTGACCCCACGTGAGATGCGCGACGTCGTCCGCAAGGTCGCCCCGCACGCGACCGGCTTCGACGTGGTCGAGGTCAACGACCGCGACGACGGCCAGGCCGCGGCGCTCGCCGGGAAACTCCTGCGGGAGTTCGTCTTCTCACACGCCGACGCGCGGTCGTAG
- a CDS encoding Tfx family DNA-binding protein, whose protein sequence is MISADSTILTDRQIEVLELRERGFTQQEVAEEFDTTGSNVSAIERAAKQNVEKARRTLELVRTIRSPVQFSVSPGTSFDDLVASVYSHGDEAGIKIAYCRPELYTHLYGVLEECTKQNELMASIDIGITNEGEVRVFSEDL, encoded by the coding sequence ATGATCTCTGCAGACTCGACGATCCTGACTGACCGCCAAATAGAGGTGCTCGAGCTCCGAGAGCGAGGATTTACACAACAGGAAGTAGCCGAGGAATTCGACACGACTGGCTCGAACGTGAGCGCTATCGAACGCGCGGCTAAACAGAACGTTGAGAAAGCTCGTCGGACATTAGAACTCGTCCGGACGATTCGGTCGCCGGTTCAGTTTTCTGTTTCTCCAGGAACGAGTTTTGACGATCTGGTCGCCAGTGTGTACTCACACGGAGACGAGGCTGGCATTAAGATTGCGTACTGTCGCCCGGAGCTCTATACACACCTCTACGGGGTGCTTGAAGAGTGTACGAAACAGAACGAACTGATGGCGTCGATTGATATCGGGATTACCAACGAGGGCGAGGTGAGAGTCTTTTCAGAGGACCTCTGA
- a CDS encoding restriction endonuclease subunit S: MIEEIPEHWRWEKAEDVCDYIQRGKQPEYSEDGEVQIINQKCIYWDDIYLENARRLAESHRPKWQEYRYLQKGDVLVNSTGVGTVGRAQVFPGSDEPFVVDGHVTIMRTSDTLLPRFLWYFLRSESGQDQINAAGSTGQIELRKKDVLDMNIPVPPIEEQERIVNNLGSLFEKIEDAKEAKERLEEIIEILPQSVLNKTLRGELAEFDEEDTFPGEQDDQSAIQEFQ; encoded by the coding sequence ATGATTGAAGAAATACCAGAGCACTGGAGATGGGAGAAAGCGGAGGATGTCTGCGACTACATTCAACGAGGAAAGCAACCGGAGTATTCTGAGGATGGCGAAGTACAAATTATCAATCAGAAATGCATTTACTGGGATGATATCTATCTGGAGAACGCTCGACGTTTAGCAGAAAGTCATCGACCAAAATGGCAGGAATATCGTTATCTCCAGAAGGGGGATGTTTTAGTGAACTCTACAGGGGTTGGTACGGTGGGCAGAGCACAGGTATTCCCTGGTAGTGATGAACCCTTTGTCGTAGATGGGCACGTGACGATTATGCGAACATCTGACACCTTACTTCCTCGATTCTTGTGGTATTTCCTCCGCTCTGAGTCGGGACAAGACCAAATCAATGCAGCGGGTAGCACTGGTCAAATCGAATTGAGAAAAAAGGATGTTCTGGATATGAATATTCCGGTCCCACCGATTGAGGAGCAGGAACGTATCGTGAACAACCTTGGTAGTCTCTTTGAGAAAATCGAGGATGCAAAAGAAGCAAAAGAACGTCTCGAAGAGATTATCGAGATTTTACCACAGTCTGTATTAAATAAAACTCTAAGGGGAGAGCTTGCAGAGTTCGATGAGGAGGATACATTCCCTGGCGAACAGGACGACCAAAGCGCTATTCAAGAATTCCAATAA
- a CDS encoding IS5 family transposase produces the protein MGRLRNLEQTFHEFATTHVEEPDVPAAPDGADGYAKSTKIALLLLKEEVNKPLRQFEDYLNEMPGILAVFGLEKSPDYTSFSVWDGEFPMKELRRLLRRSAEQAGLSGTASIDASGFQRDQASSHYRNRVGYSFNAMKTTLLVDTESLAIMDAHFTTKKAYDGHIGLQVFRRNAEDLQALLADKMYSWSNLREACREASTRPVIKHCEQNALKKAHNARIDDEVYNQRSMSETVFAMLKDDGDELRSRSWHGQFRELTRKCIVHNLAQAAS, from the coding sequence ATGGGACGTCTCAGGAACCTCGAACAGACGTTTCACGAGTTCGCCACGACCCACGTAGAAGAACCAGACGTACCCGCCGCGCCGGACGGCGCGGACGGGTACGCCAAGTCCACGAAGATCGCGTTGCTCTTGCTCAAAGAGGAAGTCAACAAGCCGCTCCGGCAGTTCGAGGACTATCTGAACGAGATGCCGGGAATCCTTGCTGTGTTCGGCCTTGAGAAATCACCTGATTACACGTCTTTCAGCGTGTGGGACGGAGAATTCCCGATGAAAGAGTTGCGCCGCCTGCTCCGCCGGTCAGCGGAGCAGGCGGGGCTCTCAGGAACTGCCTCGATCGATGCCAGCGGCTTCCAGCGAGATCAGGCTAGTTCGCACTACCGAAATCGTGTCGGCTACTCGTTCAATGCGATGAAGACAACGCTGCTCGTCGATACGGAGTCACTTGCTATCATGGACGCTCATTTCACCACAAAGAAAGCCTATGACGGTCACATTGGGCTGCAGGTCTTTCGGCGCAACGCCGAAGACCTGCAGGCACTTCTGGCTGACAAGATGTACTCATGGAGCAATCTCCGGGAGGCCTGCCGTGAAGCGTCAACGCGACCAGTGATCAAACACTGTGAGCAAAACGCACTCAAGAAGGCTCACAACGCCAGAATTGACGACGAAGTCTACAATCAACGGTCAATGAGTGAGACCGTATTTGCGATGCTGAAGGACGACGGCGACGAGCTCCGCTCCCGGAGCTGGCATGGCCAGTTCCGGGAGCTCACACGGAAGTGCATCGTCCATAACCTCGCGCAGGCGGCGAGTTAA
- a CDS encoding E3 ubiquitin ligase family protein yields the protein MVESFVISLSSLVFVVVGLITVNKGRAERAKSTRMEETETTAIRDLEPGPVEVKGTVRGTDDATFQQSPIDGTEELAVHVEVKELHSDGNGPGNWQTIFEDQTAEPMFIDDGTSEVLVDLPEDGGLNLEQTEWKVEAGDDPPEKIRTYVGNEPALDLPDGIDIGPLSTGERRRYLEGTLEPGEDVYLLGTARETEAGWDNHKYVIDEPTPDGDFILSDKSEATLIEEERSSGLVLLAAGILMTVIGLTGVVSPFLSI from the coding sequence ATGGTCGAGAGCTTCGTCATTTCACTCAGTAGTCTCGTGTTCGTCGTGGTGGGGCTCATCACGGTGAACAAGGGTCGCGCGGAACGTGCAAAGAGCACTCGGATGGAGGAGACCGAGACGACGGCAATTCGCGATCTGGAACCAGGGCCGGTCGAGGTCAAGGGGACTGTACGCGGGACCGACGACGCGACCTTCCAGCAGTCGCCCATCGACGGGACGGAGGAATTAGCCGTCCACGTCGAGGTCAAGGAATTGCACTCGGACGGCAATGGTCCGGGCAACTGGCAGACCATCTTCGAGGACCAGACGGCCGAGCCCATGTTCATCGACGACGGCACCAGCGAGGTACTGGTCGACCTCCCGGAAGACGGCGGGTTGAACCTCGAGCAGACAGAATGGAAAGTCGAAGCCGGCGACGACCCACCAGAAAAGATCCGCACGTACGTCGGGAACGAGCCCGCACTCGACCTCCCGGATGGCATCGACATCGGCCCATTGAGCACCGGTGAGCGCCGGCGCTACCTCGAGGGCACACTCGAGCCGGGCGAGGACGTCTATCTCCTCGGGACCGCCAGGGAGACCGAGGCGGGCTGGGATAATCACAAGTACGTAATTGACGAGCCGACGCCCGACGGTGACTTCATCCTCTCGGATAAGTCGGAGGCCACGCTGATAGAGGAGGAACGGAGTAGTGGCCTCGTCCTCCTAGCCGCTGGCATACTCATGACCGTGATTGGACTGACTGGGGTCGTTTCTCCGTTCCTATCGATATAA
- a CDS encoding aminotransferase class I/II-fold pyridoxal phosphate-dependent enzyme, whose product MQIEPFGLERWFAKYEHEADVMLAESGIRSLPASRFDTDPGDLGYVIPTNGDPDFRADVAARYDREADEVLFTCGTQEANFLAFLSLLTGERDHAVVVTPTYQALHAVPEAVGDVTRVALEPPEWELDIDAVADAIRPETSVIVLNNPNNPTGRYHPLENVEALYDLAADNDAYLLCDEVYRLLAEDPLPPVASMGPHGLSTTSLTKAYGLAGLRFGWLVGDREVVDAAWNWKDYTTISPGLFGQHVAKQALGDQEDDVLAENRALAADHRDRVRAFLEEHDLEWYDPVGVNGFVTVPEGFENGREFCRTVVEEESVVLAPGDLFGYPGYFRIGFGLPTDELEVGLERVGRVIAD is encoded by the coding sequence ATGCAGATCGAACCCTTCGGCCTCGAGCGGTGGTTCGCGAAGTACGAACACGAGGCGGACGTCATGCTCGCCGAGAGCGGAATCAGGAGCCTTCCCGCGAGTCGCTTCGACACGGACCCCGGCGACCTCGGCTACGTGATCCCGACGAACGGCGACCCCGACTTCCGTGCCGACGTCGCCGCGCGGTACGACCGCGAGGCCGACGAAGTCCTCTTCACCTGCGGGACCCAGGAGGCGAACTTCCTGGCGTTTCTGTCGCTTTTGACCGGCGAACGAGACCACGCGGTCGTCGTGACCCCGACCTACCAGGCGCTTCACGCCGTCCCGGAGGCCGTCGGCGACGTCACGCGAGTCGCACTCGAGCCCCCCGAGTGGGAACTCGACATCGACGCGGTCGCCGACGCGATCCGCCCCGAGACGAGCGTGATCGTGCTCAACAACCCGAACAACCCGACGGGACGGTACCACCCGCTCGAGAACGTCGAGGCGCTGTACGACCTCGCCGCGGACAACGACGCCTACCTGCTCTGTGACGAGGTCTACCGGCTGCTCGCCGAGGACCCCCTCCCGCCGGTCGCGAGCATGGGGCCACACGGCCTCTCGACGACCAGCCTCACGAAAGCCTACGGACTCGCCGGCCTCCGCTTTGGCTGGCTCGTCGGCGACCGCGAGGTGGTCGACGCCGCCTGGAACTGGAAGGACTACACGACCATCTCGCCCGGCCTGTTCGGCCAGCACGTCGCGAAACAGGCGCTGGGCGACCAGGAGGACGACGTCCTCGCGGAGAACCGTGCACTCGCCGCCGACCACCGCGACCGGGTTCGGGCGTTCCTCGAGGAACACGACCTCGAGTGGTACGATCCCGTCGGCGTCAACGGCTTCGTCACCGTCCCCGAGGGGTTCGAGAACGGCCGGGAGTTCTGCCGGACCGTCGTCGAAGAAGAGAGCGTCGTCCTCGCGCCCGGCGACCTGTTCGGCTACCCTGGCTACTTCCGGATCGGCTTCGGCCTCCCGACCGACGAACTCGAGGTGGGACTCGAGCGGGTCGGGCGAGTGATCGCGGACTGA
- a CDS encoding MBL fold metallo-hydrolase, protein MPSDLDISIRLVRNATLLATVGETTFLVDPMFASPGDVPPIPETPNDRENPLVPMPDVELSYDAVVVTHRHLDHFDEAAKAELDADVPVFCQPEEEGDFLEEGFSDVRPVDDESSFGDVTIHRTPARHGHGELAEEMGPVSGFVFEADATLYLAGDTVWYDGVERTLERFEPDLVVLNGGEARFNRGDPITMGVSDVDAVRDATDATVVVVHMEAINHCLLTRDELRSETEGVHVPEDGERITL, encoded by the coding sequence ATGCCGAGCGACCTCGACATCAGCATTCGTCTCGTACGGAACGCTACCCTCCTCGCGACCGTCGGTGAGACGACGTTCCTCGTCGATCCGATGTTCGCGTCTCCGGGCGACGTACCGCCCATCCCGGAGACGCCGAACGATCGTGAGAATCCGCTCGTTCCGATGCCCGACGTCGAACTGTCCTACGACGCCGTGGTCGTCACCCATCGTCACCTCGATCACTTCGACGAGGCGGCGAAAGCCGAACTCGACGCGGACGTCCCCGTGTTCTGTCAGCCCGAAGAGGAAGGCGACTTCCTCGAGGAGGGCTTTTCCGACGTGCGACCCGTCGACGACGAGTCGTCGTTCGGCGACGTAACCATTCACCGGACGCCCGCCCGACACGGACACGGAGAGCTAGCCGAGGAGATGGGACCGGTCTCGGGGTTCGTCTTCGAAGCCGACGCGACGCTGTACCTCGCCGGGGATACGGTCTGGTACGACGGGGTCGAACGGACGCTCGAGCGCTTCGAGCCCGATCTCGTCGTTCTCAACGGCGGCGAAGCACGATTCAATCGGGGCGACCCCATCACGATGGGCGTCTCTGACGTCGACGCCGTCCGCGACGCCACCGACGCCACGGTCGTCGTCGTTCACATGGAGGCGATCAACCACTGCCTTCTCACGCGCGACGAACTGCGATCGGAGACGGAGGGCGTCCACGTTCCCGAAGACGGGGAACGAATTACTCTGTGA
- a CDS encoding aldo/keto reductase: MDFPPVGLGTMGIEDPATITTALEVGYRHLDTAQIYGNETVVGEGIARSDVSREELVVATKVWADSLAPDDVRRTIDESSDRLGLESVDLLYVHRPIEAYEPAATLPAFDALRGEGRIRSVGLSNFSVADLETAREILESPIAAHQVEFHPLFQPDGALEHAREHDYPLVAYSPLAGGRVREVEEVVAVAEKHETTPEAVVIAWLCAKENVVVIPKASSRAHLEANLAARELELETGDLESIDGIERTEELFPE, encoded by the coding sequence ATGGACTTCCCACCCGTCGGGCTCGGGACGATGGGGATCGAGGACCCGGCCACGATCACGACGGCACTCGAGGTCGGCTACCGGCACCTCGATACGGCACAGATCTACGGGAACGAAACCGTCGTCGGCGAGGGAATCGCTCGCAGCGACGTCTCCCGCGAAGAGCTGGTCGTGGCGACGAAAGTGTGGGCGGACAGCCTCGCACCCGACGACGTCCGTCGGACGATCGACGAGAGCAGCGACCGACTGGGACTCGAGTCCGTCGACCTGCTGTACGTCCACCGACCGATCGAGGCCTACGAGCCGGCGGCGACCCTGCCGGCGTTCGACGCGCTCCGCGGGGAGGGGCGGATTCGAAGCGTCGGCCTGAGCAACTTCTCGGTCGCCGACCTCGAGACCGCCCGCGAGATCCTCGAGTCGCCGATCGCCGCCCACCAGGTCGAGTTCCACCCGCTGTTCCAGCCCGACGGAGCGCTCGAGCACGCCCGCGAGCACGACTACCCGCTGGTGGCGTACTCGCCGCTGGCCGGCGGCCGCGTCCGCGAGGTCGAGGAAGTGGTCGCGGTCGCGGAGAAACACGAGACGACGCCGGAGGCGGTGGTGATCGCGTGGCTGTGTGCGAAAGAGAACGTGGTGGTGATCCCGAAAGCGAGCAGTCGGGCGCACCTCGAGGCGAACCTCGCCGCACGGGAGCTGGAACTCGAGACTGGAGATCTCGAGTCGATCGACGGGATCGAGCGCACCGAGGAGCTGTTCCCGGAGTGA
- a CDS encoding DUF1059 domain-containing protein: protein MAKAHRLDCEKEAADCRFVIQSENESEAVELARSHMKEVHGQDFTDDELRAEYMETV from the coding sequence ATGGCAAAAGCCCACCGTCTCGACTGTGAGAAAGAAGCCGCCGACTGCCGGTTCGTTATCCAGTCGGAAAACGAATCTGAAGCCGTCGAACTGGCCAGAAGTCACATGAAAGAAGTACACGGGCAGGACTTCACGGACGACGAACTCAGAGCCGAGTACATGGAAACCGTCTAG
- the tnpC gene encoding IS66 family transposase gives MSLGVSGSLESIDSTIRTENSTHLRQQLVVKELENRLLRRQITAKQQQIEQLEARLKRYENPNTPPSKQGGVAGSPGNDDSDEEENEDQGDDAGGDADAASGSSPGRDEGHEGTTRPPPEPEETIRVDQGYCPDCEQILSNPDSYISRTIIDIPLPIPTTVVEYELGKHRCSCGNEVVAEHPDCPETGRFGPNIMAQTALGRFHQRLPNRKQAELFDWELDTPISHRTIYNLTKRVADRLRPAYDDVKARIQESDVVYCDETGFPVDGEQHWAWTFVTDEEVLFWVDESRGSQVLEDVLGEDFAEDSTLSCDGWSAYPSYHTKLQRCWAHLLREAEYVAERYEEAERLSEELHALHDDLTAFDEEDPSASAREQKRAEASLHLEGLIREDYEAQEVKKLIEKIRNGLGHWLTFVTEPDVDSTNNRAERALREQVVLRKMFRTLRSAEGVQIHETITTMLATWKRRGLDPPEQLQSILGGQELRLG, from the coding sequence GTGTCGCTGGGGGTTAGCGGATCGCTGGAATCGATAGATTCCACGATCCGCACCGAGAACAGTACGCATCTCCGCCAGCAACTCGTCGTCAAAGAGCTTGAGAACCGACTTCTTCGTCGTCAGATCACTGCAAAACAACAGCAGATCGAACAACTTGAGGCTCGCCTCAAGCGGTACGAAAACCCAAACACACCTCCCAGTAAGCAGGGTGGCGTGGCTGGATCACCTGGCAACGATGACAGCGACGAGGAAGAGAACGAAGACCAAGGGGACGACGCTGGCGGCGACGCTGACGCCGCCAGCGGCTCCTCTCCAGGACGTGACGAAGGTCACGAAGGAACAACTCGACCGCCTCCGGAACCAGAGGAGACTATTCGAGTCGATCAGGGATATTGCCCAGACTGTGAGCAAATCCTCTCTAACCCGGACAGCTACATCTCACGGACGATTATCGACATACCTCTCCCTATTCCAACCACTGTCGTCGAGTACGAACTCGGCAAACACCGCTGTTCCTGTGGAAACGAAGTCGTTGCTGAACATCCAGACTGCCCGGAAACCGGGCGGTTTGGGCCAAATATCATGGCCCAAACCGCCCTCGGTAGGTTCCATCAGCGACTTCCAAACCGTAAACAGGCGGAGCTGTTTGACTGGGAACTCGATACACCCATCTCTCATCGGACGATCTACAACCTGACCAAGCGGGTCGCAGACCGGCTGCGACCCGCGTATGACGATGTCAAAGCCCGTATTCAGGAAAGTGACGTCGTCTACTGCGATGAAACGGGATTTCCTGTTGACGGAGAGCAACACTGGGCGTGGACGTTCGTTACTGACGAAGAAGTGCTGTTCTGGGTTGATGAGAGTCGTGGAAGTCAGGTGTTAGAGGACGTCCTCGGCGAGGACTTCGCCGAGGACTCAACGCTCAGCTGTGACGGTTGGTCAGCGTATCCGAGCTATCACACGAAGCTCCAGCGGTGCTGGGCACATCTGTTGCGGGAGGCGGAGTACGTTGCTGAACGGTACGAGGAAGCAGAGAGGTTGTCTGAGGAGTTACACGCTCTCCATGACGATTTAACGGCGTTCGACGAGGAGGATCCGTCCGCCTCCGCCCGCGAGCAAAAGCGGGCGGAGGCGTCGTTACATCTGGAAGGCCTGATCAGGGAAGACTACGAGGCACAGGAGGTCAAGAAGCTGATCGAGAAGATCAGGAACGGGTTAGGGCACTGGCTGACGTTCGTTACAGAGCCAGACGTCGATTCGACGAATAATCGCGCAGAGCGCGCTCTGCGCGAGCAAGTTGTGCTGCGGAAGATGTTCCGGACCCTCCGCTCAGCCGAAGGGGTCCAGATTCACGAGACGATTACGACCATGTTAGCCACGTGGAAACGACGAGGACTTGATCCGCCTGAACAGCTCCAGTCCATCCTCGGTGGGCAAGAACTCAGATTAGGATGA
- a CDS encoding translation initiation factor IF-5A has product MAKQQQEVRDLQEGSYVMIDDAACKINAYSTAKPGKHGSAKARIEAKGVFDGKKRSLSQPVDAKIWVPIIERKQGQVVSVDGDDMQVMDLETYETMTMRVPEDKDVSPDDNIEFLEMEDQRKIV; this is encoded by the coding sequence ATGGCGAAACAGCAGCAAGAAGTTCGCGACCTCCAGGAAGGTAGCTACGTGATGATCGATGACGCCGCGTGCAAGATCAACGCCTACAGCACGGCCAAACCCGGCAAACACGGCAGCGCCAAGGCTCGCATCGAGGCCAAGGGCGTCTTCGACGGCAAGAAACGATCGCTCTCCCAGCCCGTCGACGCGAAGATCTGGGTCCCGATCATCGAACGCAAACAGGGCCAGGTCGTCTCCGTCGACGGCGACGACATGCAGGTGATGGACCTCGAAACCTACGAGACGATGACGATGCGCGTCCCCGAGGACAAAGACGTCTCGCCCGACGACAACATCGAATTCCTCGAGATGGAAGACCAGCGAAAGATCGTCTAA
- a CDS encoding helix-turn-helix transcriptional regulator — protein sequence MGNVTMVHDTAESTFDDIAYLTRSEHRVPTLVALSIRPRSRSELWEMTGVSSSTIRRTLREFEKRNWIRREGYQYETTQLGTFIASAMEELIERIKTERRLRDVWNWLPGEDSGFTIEMCSDAVVTVAESDDPYRPVTRFVSLFEETDRFRFAGFDVALLEPCKDELCRQIVDGMQTELINPPRVATYIRSTHPELFSEALASGNLTVRLHDDLPSFGVGLFDRRVVVSGYDPDGVMVRVVVDTDTAEAREWAESTYTAYRRKTPTVPLESIEG from the coding sequence ATGGGCAACGTTACCATGGTACACGATACTGCCGAGTCGACGTTCGACGACATCGCGTACCTCACCCGATCCGAACACCGTGTCCCGACGCTCGTCGCGCTGAGTATCCGGCCGCGGAGTCGGTCCGAACTCTGGGAGATGACCGGAGTGTCGTCGTCGACGATCCGTCGAACGCTTCGAGAGTTCGAGAAGCGAAACTGGATCCGCAGGGAGGGATACCAGTACGAGACGACGCAACTCGGCACGTTCATCGCGTCCGCGATGGAGGAACTGATCGAACGGATCAAAACCGAGCGAAGGCTTCGTGACGTCTGGAACTGGCTTCCCGGCGAGGATAGCGGGTTCACGATCGAGATGTGTTCCGACGCGGTCGTGACGGTCGCCGAGTCGGACGACCCGTATCGGCCGGTGACTCGATTCGTCTCCCTGTTCGAGGAGACGGACCGGTTTCGCTTCGCCGGATTCGACGTGGCTCTGCTCGAGCCGTGTAAGGACGAACTCTGTCGACAGATCGTCGACGGCATGCAGACGGAACTCATCAACCCGCCTCGAGTCGCCACCTACATTCGGTCGACCCACCCGGAACTCTTCTCGGAGGCGTTAGCGAGCGGTAATCTTACGGTCCGATTACACGACGACTTGCCCTCTTTCGGGGTCGGCCTCTTCGACCGTCGCGTCGTGGTCAGCGGCTACGATCCCGACGGCGTGATGGTCCGTGTGGTCGTCGATACCGATACGGCGGAGGCTCGCGAGTGGGCGGAGTCGACGTACACGGCCTACCGTCGTAAAACGCCGACCGTCCCGCTCGAGTCGATCGAGGGGTGA
- a CDS encoding Nif3-like dinuclear metal center hexameric protein yields the protein MELSEFVDRLDAELRTADYADLDASANGLQVGPDEGTVEHVAVAVDGVLETFEAAIEADADALVVHHGLSWGGFDRVTGRTYDRLEPLFSNDLALYVSHLPLDGHQELGNAAGVADVLELENRAPFGELGPEYVGQRGTAVDSYAPAELCERLEADLDTGGRPVRVLDFGPDEIEDVAIVTGSGVDWLDEAVDVGADALVTGEGKGKAYHEAKEAGINVFLAGHYATETFGVRALQDLIEEWDLETTYLDVPTGL from the coding sequence ATGGAGCTTTCGGAGTTCGTCGACCGACTGGATGCGGAGCTGCGTACCGCCGACTACGCCGACCTCGACGCGAGCGCCAACGGACTGCAGGTCGGCCCCGACGAGGGAACCGTCGAGCACGTCGCCGTCGCCGTCGACGGCGTCCTCGAGACGTTCGAGGCGGCAATCGAGGCGGACGCCGACGCCCTCGTCGTCCACCACGGCCTCTCCTGGGGTGGGTTCGATCGCGTCACCGGCCGAACCTACGACCGCCTCGAGCCGCTGTTTTCGAACGACCTCGCACTGTACGTCTCGCACCTTCCGCTGGACGGCCACCAGGAACTCGGCAACGCGGCTGGCGTCGCGGACGTGCTCGAACTCGAGAATCGCGCCCCGTTCGGCGAACTCGGCCCCGAATACGTCGGCCAGCGCGGGACCGCCGTCGACTCCTACGCGCCCGCGGAACTCTGCGAGCGCCTCGAGGCCGACCTCGACACGGGCGGTCGCCCGGTGCGAGTCCTCGACTTTGGCCCGGACGAGATCGAGGACGTAGCGATCGTCACCGGCAGCGGGGTCGACTGGCTCGACGAGGCGGTCGACGTGGGCGCAGACGCGCTCGTGACCGGCGAAGGGAAGGGGAAGGCCTACCACGAGGCGAAGGAAGCCGGGATCAACGTCTTCCTCGCCGGCCACTACGCGACCGAGACGTTCGGCGTCCGGGCGCTACAGGACCTGATCGAGGAGTGGGATCTCGAGACGACGTACCTCGACGTGCCGACCGGCCTCTAG